The genomic interval CTGCTCGGCGCCCGCTGAGGCCGATCCCAAGCGATCCACGGGCGTCCGCTGATGCACCGGCCTGGGTGCCACGCCCCTTGGGGGGTGCCTGGGTGCCACGCCCCTTGGGGGGTGCCTGGGTGCCACGCCCCTTGGGGGGGTGCCTGGGTGCCACGCCCCTTGGGGGGTGGCCGCGTCGCGATCACCTCTCGCACTCGCCACCCCGCAAGCGGCGTGGCACCCGAGAATCGTTTCTCCGGCGGCTTCAGCGCGGGCGCTTCGCGGCGCGGCCGTGCTTCTTCCAGTAGCGGCTGAAGCTCCGCAGGTCGGCGGGCGGCACGGCCTCGTCGACGAACGCGGGCGGGCGGGTTCGCTCCACCTCGATCGACTCCGCGAGCACCTCCCGCTGCCGGCGCAGGCGCGGGTCGGCCGCGTCGACCGTGCGGACCACGCCGGCCCCGTGTTCGGCCGCGAAGGCCAGCACCTCCCCGACGACCTCGCCCCGCCGCACCTCCACCCCGGGCATCGCCTCCAGGCACTCGGCCATGAACACCAGCCGCTTGAGCGAGAGGCCGGCGTCGCGGATCCACGCCTCGTCGAAGACGAAGACGGCGGGCTCGCCCTTACGGAGCCAGCGCTCCGAGAGCATCGCGTCGTGGACCCACAGCACGCTCAAGCGAACAGCTCCGCGGCGAGCTCTTCGGTGGAGCGGTCGAAGGGGTTGCGCTTCCTCCCGCCCCCGCGGGTGGTGGTGCCGTCGAAGACCCCGTTGGAGACGGCCGCCAGGCCGCCGGCGTTGAACAGGTACGGCTTGCTGCTGAAGGTGCTCGCGACCCACTGCCAGGAGAGGTGGTTGCTGCCCAGGTCGCCGTCGACGAGGTGGGCGTGCATCCACTCCGCCCCGGCGTGCCAGTGCACCCGACGGAAGTGGACCACGTAGGCGGCGAGCTTCATCCGCTGCTGGTTGTGCAGCCAGCCCGTGTCGTGGAGCTCGGCGACCCAGGCGTCGACGAAGTCGGTGCCGGTCTCGGCGGCGAGCACGTCCGGCGGCATCTCCGGGGCGTAGTCCTCCTCATCGAGCCCGGTCTTCCAGCTCCGGAGGCTCTCGTGGACTCGCTCGCCCTCGTGGGCGAGCACCCGCTGGAAGTAGTCGCGCCAGCCCAGCTCGGAGACGAGCTTGTCCGCCCCGCCGGGGCTCTTGGCGAGCACCGCGTCGCGGACCTCCGCCAGCTCCAGCACGCCGTGGCGGAGGTACATCGACAGCTTCGTGACCTCGCCGCCGATCCGGTTCCGCGTTCGGGCGTACGGGCCCGGCTTCACCGCCGCGAGCCGCCGCGCCGCCTCGGCCGGATCGCCCCGATGCGGGCTCACGGCGTCGCCGATCGCCGCGGCGGCGGGGAAGGCCTCGGCGTACGCCGCCACCAGCTCGTCGCGGGATCCGAAGTCGCGGGGCATCACCGGCACGCACCACGCTACGCGGGAGGACCCGCCGGGGCCGGGCTTCCGACGCCTCCGGATGCGGGCTCGTCCGGCGTCGTCAGGCGGGAGCCGCACGCCGCCGCCCGGACCGGTGTCGCTCCTCGCGGGCCGGCTCCGCGGGGCCCGCGCCTCACCCCGGAGCGGGAGCGAAGACGAGGCGGCACGCGAAGCGGAGCTTCGAGGCGGCTTCCTCGTCGCCGGGCGGGCCGTCGATGCGGAAAGGCTCGGCGATCGGCAGCGTCCAGGCGCCGTCCATCCGCAGGCGGGGCCGCCCGTCCTCCGCGACGAAGGCCTCGAGCTGGACGGGGACCGCGAGCGGGAGCTGGATCCCCTTCATCGTGAAGGTGCCGTGCAGCGTGAGCGGGGTGGGCCTACCGAAGGCGATCCCGCTCCCGTCGGGGGCGTCGACGGACTCGATGACGAACGAGGATTCCGGGTGCTCGTCGACCTCCAGCACGCCGCCGTGGATCCAAGCGTCGAGGTCGTCCTCGCCCATGGTCACCGAGGCCGGGTCCGCCGCGATCCGACCGGTCATCCCGGCGAGGTCGTCGACGGAGTCCAGGGCCAGCGCGCCGGAGACGCCCGCGGCTTCGCCGGCGTAGCCGTCCAGCGGCGCCGGGAAGGCGAAGGTGACCGCGGGCCCGGCCGCGGGATCCACCACGACCTCCCAGGCGGTGGCCAGCTCCACGCCCGCGGCGTCGGCGGCGGGCGTGCCCGCGGGACGCTCGGGCAGGCCGAGCCCCATGGCGTCCCAAGCCGCCACCGGGAAGCCGGCCGGCACCGCGTCGAAGCCGTCGCCCCGGGGGGACGCCGCCAGCTGCTCCCGCAGCTCCTCGGTCAGCGCCCGGGCAGCCGACGCGAAGGCCGCGCCCAGGCCGTCGCTCCGGGCCGGGCTCTCGAAGTTCGTCCAGACCGGCTCGTGGCAGTGGAACTGCGAGTACAGCTCGGCGGACACGGCGTAGCCCCGCTCCCCCGCGTAGGGGTAGAAGTTCGCGTACCAGAGCCGGTCGGCGCGGCCCAGCTCGACGCGATCGGCGAGCGCGAAGCCCTCCACGGCCGCGACGAAGGCCCGGGCATCCGGCGGGGCCGCCACGCGGCCGGCCCCCGGGCCCGACAGCG from Phycisphaera mikurensis NBRC 102666 carries:
- a CDS encoding YceI family protein, producing MPRLLTALLAALLCLPASAERLLVFVRSGASPLQAAFREDHLPKIRSLAGDLGVPVELIDLAETGEAPAEVKITPLLVFQDWRGRSVYQGRYATPDRITNFLRTARAMPQGDAPLVREALPVQAAGRATIAVPLKITPLSGPGAGRVAAPPDARAFVAAVEGFALADRVELGRADRLWYANFYPYAGERGYAVSAELYSQFHCHEPVWTNFESPARSDGLGAAFASAARALTEELREQLAASPRGDGFDAVPAGFPVAAWDAMGLGLPERPAGTPAADAAGVELATAWEVVVDPAAGPAVTFAFPAPLDGYAGEAAGVSGALALDSVDDLAGMTGRIAADPASVTMGEDDLDAWIHGGVLEVDEHPESSFVIESVDAPDGSGIAFGRPTPLTLHGTFTMKGIQLPLAVPVQLEAFVAEDGRPRLRMDGAWTLPIAEPFRIDGPPGDEEAASKLRFACRLVFAPAPG
- a CDS encoding FAD-binding domain-containing protein; amino-acid sequence: MPRDFGSRDELVAAYAEAFPAAAAIGDAVSPHRGDPAEAARRLAAVKPGPYARTRNRIGGEVTKLSMYLRHGVLELAEVRDAVLAKSPGGADKLVSELGWRDYFQRVLAHEGERVHESLRSWKTGLDEEDYAPEMPPDVLAAETGTDFVDAWVAELHDTGWLHNQQRMKLAAYVVHFRRVHWHAGAEWMHAHLVDGDLGSNHLSWQWVASTFSSKPYLFNAGGLAAVSNGVFDGTTTRGGGRKRNPFDRSTEELAAELFA